The DNA segment ttaggtcctgaaaccggGTACTGTGGGTTTTGACTGGGTTCAAGTTCCAGCCATATGGGTTAGAGTCCAAAACTAGGTTTTGGCCGGATTCTGGTCCCAGCCATGTGGGTTAGAGCCCCAagcagggttttggctgggttcgagtCCCAGCAGATGAGTTCAAGTCCTGATCTGAGGTAAACAGTTTCAGGTGGAAGCCAGAAATTCTGCTAAACAGCTCACAATGCACTAAACAGCCCCAACTCTACCCCCTACACACAAATTATCTGGTTCAAAATGTTGAGAAACCCTGATTTAGAGGAATACGGAGGGAATCAGATACACCCCCAACCCCCTGAGTACCAGAACCTTAACCATAGCTATTGTTTTGAGGTTACCAGATGCCAACCACTAAGGGCTTTACTGATGTAACTCACCTCATTTCCCATAGCAATCCCAGCTTCTGGCTCCTGCTTCTACAAATAAAATCGAGGCTGATAGAGTTTAGAGTTTAGGCTCCACACCCTGGAGCCTGACCCTccaaattttgcctataaaaGCTTCTTCCCTGAAACCCATGGGGAGGTTGGGTCTTTAAGCATAAACTGCCCTGTTCTCCTTGCTCGGCCCTGTAATAAACCtatctctgctccaaactctgatgttTTGGTTGTTTGACCTCACTTGGTATCAGGCACTTGAACTTGAGTTTGACAAAACCCCCTTTCTGAGGATatgatttattttccttcagaGCTGATCATTATGTAGTCTAtgttgtcaactacaaattggcacttgccaagggCGTTTGCCGTCTGCCTCTGCGGAGATTGAACCCTGTGTTGCTGCAGCTGTTGAACTTCGACACACCCTGAAGGGAGTTCAAGGGTGGAGAGTGAAGCACTCTGTGCTTCAGAGAAAGTGGTGGtacaggtctttagatagatatttttaggaactgatttcatgattcCAAACCTGacatctcttcatatctagaaaagtgCTAAATCTTTTCATGGAGACATCAGCTCCTcttgactagcagaaaccttttGTAAAGTAAACATTTGATtgcattgaactcccccttcactaAAATCTTATGTATTGACCTTCCCCCAGTACCTCTTTGgcgcagtctctcagagctatctgaggtcctgtctcctgggctgcagtcctcatttgccctcagtaaaacttaactcacaattcTTACAGTGTGCATCTTTTTAGTGGacaaacagaactggacatggagcaactgactggttcaaaattgggaaaggagtatgtcaaggctgtatattgtcatcctgcttatttaatatatatgcagagttgctgttgtttttattcagtcacccagtagtgtccgactctttgcgaccccatagactgcagcactcaaggcttccctgtccctcaccatctcctggagtttgcccaagttcatgtccattgcactagtgatgccatccagcaatgtcgtcctctgatgccctcttcttctgctctcaatctttcccagcatcgggtcttttccaatgagtcagctgtttgcatcagataactaaaatactggagcttcagcttcagcatcagtccttccagtgaaattcagaattgatttcctttaggattgactggtttgatctccttgctgtccaagggactctcgggagtcttctctagcaccacaattggaaggaatcaattctttgttgctctgccttctttaccatccagctctcacaaccatatgtgaccactgataagaccatagccttgactttacAGACTTTTGTCAACAGAgcgatgtctctgcctttcagcacactgtctaggtttgtcaaagctttcctgccaagaagcaattgtcttctgatttcatggctgcagtcaccaacccggtgattttagagcccaagaagaggaaatctgtcaccacttccaccttttccccttctatttgccatgcagtaatggggccggatgccatgatcttagtttttttaatatttagttttaaactggctttttcactcttctccttcaccctcatcaagaggttctttagttcctcttcactttctggcattagagtggtatcatccacatatccgaggttgttgatgtttctcccacctatcttgattccagcttgtaattcatccagcctgacatgtttgcagagtacatcatgcaaaatgccaggctgaatgaaccacaagctggaatcaagattgctgggagaaatcaacaacctcagatatgcagagggtACCACTTCGGCTTccctatatgtatatacatacatacatacatatatatatatacacatacacatatattgatattctttttaggttcttttcttataggttactacaaaatattgaatatagttccctgtgctatatagtaggtccttgttagttatctattttatatatattaatgtgtatattttaattccaaactcctaatttatctttccCCACTCCCCTCCATTTTGGCCCCTTTAATGAATCTGGTTTATCCAAGCTACTTGAACACCCATGTTTGCAAACCTGCTTGATGGATAACCCTGCTAAGACTGGAGGGCTTCATGGTGCCTTTCCTTCCAGGATGTGATTTTCCATATATGTCCTCTGGCCACTTGAGTTGAAACCAAGCAACTAGATCTGCCTACTGCCTGCCTTTGTCCTCTGCTAGGCAAAGAAGATGAAGGGAAGAAAACACAATGTCTGAAACAGAGGGACTTGGGCTcagatatttatatgtatgtgttgAAGGGGGTGGTTTGAAAGGAAAGCCTAAAAGGGGGAAATCCTAGAAGTGAGAAATctgcaggaaaaaaatcaaacaggatTAAAGCAGTGTGGTTTGCTTGACtctctaagaaaacaaaaaacgtAGTCTTTCTTCAAAAGCCAAGAAGAGCTTGGTGTCTGAGGAGCATTAGTCTTGGGGTGGCTTATACTTCAACCAAGGAAGCATGTCAGCTCCAATATGAGATATGAAATCTATGAGAAAGTGATTTTTTCAGACTCACCCACCCTTGTATCCCTGCACCTACGACtataacaaatgaatgaatgaatggaagagTTGAAACCAGAGAAATCAGAGAGGGGGTGCTGATTTCCTCCATGATCCAGGGAATTTGAGTCTCAAGACCAGGCCAGCTTACATATGGACTAAGGTGAGAGGACCACTGGATTCAGTTATGATACTTCTGAGTAAATGCTGGAGTCCTAAGGTGGCCCTGGTAGACTCCTGACTTTATATGACCCCACCGTTTGCAGGATGGTCTGCAGGTAAGACAGCAAGGCAGGCAGTGTTCCTGTGGCcacagccctgcccctgccctggcctCCCTTCCAAACCCTGGTGGGGACAAGGGAAGTGACAGTGGGAGCAGAAGGCCTTGTGTGGGTTCTCCTGGCTTCCCTCCCTGACTTCCTCCCACTCCACACCGCTGCCCGACTCTACCCACCCCATCtgccctttcttcttctcttttctagAGGTTATCCAAAGGCAAAGGGATCATCAGTTCACCTCTAAATAGAAGcccatatttaaaatgtttagtaaatgtttatatattcatAAACAGCAAAACCTGAACTAATAGTAAAGATAATTCAGAATACTCTgggctatttgttttctatgtttcagGATTAGTATATGGAAACCCAAAGAGAGGAAGGGACACAGTCAGAATTCAACCTGGACTCCCTGATCTTTAGTACTTCAACTGGACTGAATTCCAAGCAGTCTTGTGGAAAGGAGAAATGTGGCAGCAGTACACTAGATAATTTCTCATGAGAATGAACATTGCAGATCTTGTCCTGGTTCTAGAAGTTATGGTACATCATACAAGAGGAGCACTTGGATTTACCAGACCCATATTATGAAAAGTGTAAGTGAGAACTTTTGTTAATGCAGAACAGAGACAGCATCTAGACTTTAAGGTGCTCAAGTGGCTGCCTCTATTTATGAATTAATAAAATGCATTTGCTATTATGAGTATAGTCCTCTATGTAGTGAAAGCATCTTAGATTTATTACTGAATAAGGTATAATTATAtttggttttatatattttgatatgaAGCTGTCATTTCATGCCTGAAAATACAATATtatcaatttataaaataaagaaattctcTCTAAAATTCCATTATGTTGATAGTTTCAGGTCATCCTTACCTTGGCAGCACCAGAACTGGAAGAAGAGCCAGCCCCATAAATTTTAAAGACTTCCTCAATTGGGATACTGTTCtgttaaacaataaaataataacacaaaTATATTATCATATCATGACTTTTCTCTTATTGTAAAATAAGACTATTACAGCTCCTGCACATTCAGTACCATGCCTGGAGAGCATGGGCACCagataaataactttaaaataaatggataagTCAGAGTATCCTAACATCAGTTATTTATGtgttattttttcccttaaatcccttaaaaagatatattttttttacaatataatACAGAAGTCAGTCTTTTTattaacctttaaaaatgaaaattttaatttcaataaactttaaatatttagaaacattggttgaaaaataaaataagtattctTTAATATAAAATGCACATTATAGATGCAAAATCTTCATAGATGCAAATAATGTTCTTTTCCTTACCATTAAGATTCCAGCATAAGATGATAAAATCATTGCTTCTCGTTCTCTGTGGTTTGGATATATGGGTCTACCCCGAAATGACATTTTCCTAAGGGGGAATATGAATAAGAATGGAGGGTTTATTCTTGTTCTTTTTAACAAGAATTTTTGACAAGGTTGTGATGATAATCGTAAGTAATAAATAATAGCCAATGGCTGCTTGCTATGCATTTATTCACAAAACTGGTATGCTTAATCCATCATCGGCAAAGTATACACTTTGATTTTTGAATCTTCCAACAGTGGTGATGAATTTACCCTCCTCTACCCATGTTTCCACAGGTATCAAACCCCAGAGGAGTGGCCACTATGGTGGACAATTGTGGTTTTACCAACCCATATCCTTTTCTGTTCTTGTGGCAATTGCTTGGGGGTAACTGCCTTCCCCCTGTGTAAGCCTATAAAGCTTCCCCCTGTATAAGCTTCTAGGAGCGTGATGACACCCCTAGATTCCAAGGATGGAAAACACGCTGTGGACTAATTTAGCCAGCATGTTCTCTCCCTCACTCCACCCCCAGATAAGTCAGAGCAAACAGTGCCATTGAGACACAGTTCTGTGCTTTTTAAAGATCCATTCTCCCCTGGCCTGACTGTTGTGATAAAGTAGGCTAAAACTAGAAATAGTGTCCACTCAGAGGAAATAGCCAAGAGGTAGATCCTGATGACCTGGTTTGAGTTTTGAATTAAGCCATGCCTGATGCCACTCTACCCGTGGACTTTGCAGATACAGAGGCAATAAatctctcctcctttcttttttattttttcctgcttaAGTCCATTCACATTGGATTTTCTGCTTATTGCAACTAAATACTAACTGATCCAACCATTTAGCCCCAGGTGTGTGTGCTAAAGCAACAGAGCAGAAAAAAACAACTGGCCTCTTGAACAAGGGATTCAATCCTGACGTCATCAGTTTCATGTTCTTTCTAGCTGAATGAGTCTGCCTGGCACATACAGGtgtggttagtcgctcagtcatgtccaactttccatgaccccatggaccatagcctgtcaggctcctctatccaggctTTTCCAAacaggaataatggagtgggtgtCATTTccacctccaagggatcttcctgacccagggatcaaacccacgtctcgtATGccacctgtattggcaggctggttctttaccactatcgccacctggaaagccccacatTTGAGAGAAAATGCCAATAATCCTGGCAAGCATTAAAACAGTGGTGATTCAAACTGCTTAGCTCAGGTACACATCTGGTTAAATGCTTAAGAAGTAATGTTTGATGGTCCTTGGGAAAAGATTGCAGCTTTACCCAAAAAactgatcatttttttaaaaatcaaggcatGTACACAATAAAGCACAGTTATATTTCTAAGACAAAACATCTTACGCAAGAAAGATCTGTATCTGACAGAAACCAATTCACAGGGATGCTAAATATGTAAGCATGGATAAGACTTCCTCAAACTGACGACTGTGAGATTTTTTCAGGTTTCTAGCTGgagacatggagaaggaaatggcaacccactccagtgttcttgtctggagaatcccagggactggggagcctggtgggctgcctctgTGGTCGCGCAGAGTTgaacacggctgaagtgacttagcagcagcagctggagacaAATACTCAATAGTATTTTCAAATCAGAGTGCCTTGTGATAAATTTCCTCTGTCATTACtcgttgtttaaaaaaaaaaaaaaaacaggaaaaaggagTATTCAACTTACGCTTTCTCCCACTCCAGCCAAGTTAAGTCTTCTGAGTGATCCAGCCATTGCAAAGCAACATTGATGGCCAAGTCATAGTGTGCCTGGAAGCAGGGAGCACAGAGAACAAAGTAACAGGCTGAGACATTGACTGAAGCTCACCCTGGCAATGACAATGGCACTGCTAAGCCTGTTCTAATCTTTTGTCATGTCCGCAACAGTGAGGATCACCAGCTGTGTCCTGTAACCTGATGCTCAGATAGAAATAACTAGTGTTCTTCCGGCATTACATTTAACCCCCCACtagacaaatgtgtgtgtgtgttgggtgggtgggtggaggtgCCAGAAATGATTGATGGATTCATGAAATACTAAATTGGGAATCAGGGAATCTGGGTTCAAATCTAGGTTACTGCTAACAACTCATGGTACTATATCCTTGGGTGAGCAATTGCTGTTCTCAGGGCCTCAACTTCCTtgaattagaaaatagaaaaaggggAAGGTAGAGAAAGAGGGACATAGAGAACAATTTCTAATTTGGTGTAACGTCAGAAACGTGCTCCCAGGGTCACAGAGGAGGTGTGTCCACCTGATGAGTTGGGAGAATCCCTAGAGACTCAGAAAAGAGGCTTCGGCAGAGCTGGGCTTGAAGGATGAAGAGAATTTCCGTAGGTGAAGGACCTCCTGGGCAGAGGGTCCAGTGGACGCAAGGAACTGGAGGTAGACCTGGGTAAGTGACTTGCCTTCTGTGTGCTAAAAAGCTAAGGACCAAGTCAGTGTTCATTCTTATCATATTGACCACCTTTTCCTGTCATTTCTAAGTGTATTCACCATTTATCTGCCAAATCATTCCTTCTCAGTTTGACGAAGAAAggtcagttttgtttttgtgtttgtagATGAATTCCAAGGTTCTAGGTAATCTTAACATTCTCTAAAAGGTGTAACAATGTAATCATTTCTTTCAGGGACTGAACCAagctgaaaagagaaagaaagaaaaagaaaaggaaggaaggaaggaggcaggaagggaaggaagggagaaaaaaaagaaaggcaataatCACTTGTTGAAACCTAATTGGAAGATTGATGCCTGGATAGGTAGAGCTGTCATCACCTGTTTGCTCATTAGAAAGGCATTATCTCCAGCCTCAccccagacctcctgaatcaAAACGGTCTTGTAATAAGACCTCATTAAAGTTTGACCAGCACTTGTCTAATCGATTTAATTTCTCTATTTAATACATGCATAGAGAAGTAGTTTAGAACATGAAACCTTCCTTAACTGCTCATTCAGTACCAGGGAAATCAGACAGGGATGGGCGAGAGGAGGGGGAGACACGTGGTCCTGCCTCCTCATTAGTGCAAGAACAGTAAATGGGTAGTATAAAAAGGCTGAGGGCTTACTAATCTCTTTTTAATTAGATCTCTTCACAGCTTCTTTAATTCATGTGAAGTAAATTTGATTACATAGCATGAATCTGAGTTTCAACAGGTATAATAACAGGAATTTAGGATTATTCAATTACTTGGTTTTCTCCATGAATGgtaaaaaattatgacatttgaGAACTATACAATAGTAGTTTAATCTCATCAAAAGGCGTTTAAGATCATGGCTGTCATACTTTTAATTGTatactcattttgctttttttatcttttctctcatataagtaaataaatagcgAAAGTCTCGTGACTTTTTACTTTCTCATTCTTCTTGCTTTCAGTTTAATGAGTTGAAAAGACCACCTGGACAATCCTATGATAACAGATGAGAAAGAGGAAATTCTGGGGGAAGGGGATCAAGATTAGCCTCATTTACGATGGACATTAGATCCGGTTCCTCCCTGTAACACACATATGACACAGATGTGATTTGCAGCAGTATGCCTTTCTTTACCATATCATCTAGAAAGGTGAGTTGCCTTCTTCCTTTTGGGTCAAACTCATTCTCCCGAAGTCTGATGCCAATATAATCTCCCCTTAAAAACAAGAGAGCAGGATTGAACTAGCAGGAATGACACAGAAGCGCGGTCTGCCGAAGATTCCTCCCCAATTCCTCCCTCCTCCACCAAATACAAGAGAAGTCACCGATGGCTCTAGTAGCTGAATCAATATTCATTTTGATTTAAACAGCCATTCTGCAACCCTGCAGATTTAAAGTGTCCAACcataatgaacaaataaaactCACATAGAACTGAATTTCTAGGAAAGCAGGGAGTATGATAAACCCTCAATAGGCAGAACAGATGTTACAAAACCGAAAGGATTGAGACCCCCTCTTTGAAGATTCCCCTGCTGCCCTTGCTAAATTCAGGCAGAATGTCTAAAGTTGATAACTTCCAGATATATGATATGCCATACAGATATATTAGTTAGCTTGAAGGCTTTTTCCCCCCCGTTAGAATGCAAATACCGTTAGGAGGGTTAGACATAAAAACGTATTAGTGATTCCACTTTAGTGTATACTTATCAGGTCCTTCCCTAATGGACTTTTAATAAGGGGAGAGTAGAATAAGGGCCCTGGGAGGTGAATAGAAAGGGGTACTACCCTAGGAAAGTTGGGAGGAGAGACTGGATGTAGGAAAAAAGACTCTGGGGTTTCCAGTGTCAATCTCACAGTGTTACATAAGTAGAGTTCTGTTGGTCAAGGTCTTTACCAAACACTTTGGGCAAGTTCCTATGCTGGAGATAAATTTGCTTTTGGATTCTAAAGCTGTTTTGTGTCATTAAGCTATTCTAGACtaataaaaattattgaagtttTGCTTTGTAATTTCAAGACACTTTATTTAAAGTAGccaggctatagtttttccagtagtcatgtatggatgtgagagttggactgtgaagaaagctgagcgctgaagaattgatgcttttgaactgtggtgttggagaagactcttgagagtcccttggactgcaaggagatccaaccagtccattctgaaggagatcagccctgggatttctttggaaggaatgatgctaaagctaaaactccagtactttggccacctcctgtgaagagtggattcattggaaaagactctgatgctgggagggattgggggcaggaggagaaggggacgacagaggatgagatggctggatggcatcactgactcgatggatgtgagtttgagtgaactccgggagttggtgatggacagggaggcctggcgtgctgtgattcatggggtcgcaaagagtcggacacgactgagtgactggtctgatctgatctgactatacgctgaggaaggctttcttatctcttcttgctattctttggaactctgcattcagatgcttatatctttccttttctcctttgcttttcgcttctcttcttttcacagctatttgtaaggcctccccagacagccattttgcttttttgcatttcttttccatggggatggtcttgatccatgtctcctgtacaatgtcacgaatctcagtccatagttcatcaggcactctatctatcagatctagtcccttaaatctatttctcacttccactctataatcataagggatttgttttaggtcatacctgaatggtctagtggttttccctactttcttcaatttcagtctgaatttgacaataaggagctcatgatctgagccacagtcagctcctggtcttgtttttgctgactgtatagagtttctccatctttggctgcaaagaatataatcaatctgatttaggtgttgaccatctggtgatgtccatgtgcagagtcttctcttgtgttgttggaagagggtgtttgctatgaccagtgtgtcctcttggcaaaactctattagcctttgccctgcttcattccgtattccaaggccaaatttgcctgttactccaggtgtttcttgacttcctacttttgcattccagttccctataatgaaaaggacatcttttttgggtgttagttctaaaaggtcttgtaggtcttcataagaaccattcaacttcagcttcttcagcgttactggttggggcatagatttgaattactgtgatattgaatggtttgccttggaaatgaacagagatcattctgttgtttttgagattgcatcgaagtactgcatttcggactcttttgttgaccatgatggctactccatttcttctaagggattcctgcccgcagtagtagatataatggtcatcggagttaaattcacccattccagtccattttagtttgctgattcctagaatgtcaatgttcactcttgccatctcctgtttgaccacttccaatttgccttgattcatggacctgacattccaggttcctatgcaatattgctctttatagcatcagaccttgcttctatcaccagtcacatccacaactgggtattatttttgctttggctccatcccttcattctttctggagttatttctccactgatctccagtagcatatacacacacacatatatatgtatatgtatatttataagtttatatttatattagttCTGAAATTCTAGTTCTTTGGATGAGATATGTAGAGGAATTGGCATTCCTAATTATGGTTTGTTCTTTATTATGTTGACCTCCAAACACATGCATATAAAATGTGTGAATTCATATTGCAGCATTTCTTAAGCACTTGTTAAAAGATAATTATCTTAGTAGgcagagaaaatatatttaatgggGACTATAATGATGTTTTTAATAAGTGTATTATTGTTATGCCTATAATCTTGAAATAGAACCATAATAACCTTTCTTCCCCTTTTTATATGGTCTTTGATTTTCACCAACCTCTTAACAAAGTATCAAGTAAATGAAAAGCTaccacaggagaaaaaaatttccatGGGAAAACTTAATGTTTTCTTTATGTGTTTAAAATGAAGTTTGGATGGcaaaaaatagagataaattaTTTAACCGATAAGATTCACAatagaagaagcagaagctgcaaTGTAAATGCTGCACCCTTGGGTACATTTTTTCAGGAATCTCACTCATATCTTTTACTAGTCGAACCCTTTCAAAGGCATACCCTGCCCAGCGCGGACTGGAGCTCTCAGCTCAGATCCTAGGCTCTAGAGTAGGGATGTCTCAGTTGTGCACACTGCTGGCAGAAACATCCTCTCTAGAGATTTAGCATCCTGCTTTGGACCACATGTGAGGCCCTCGGGACAGGAGACAGAGGCCAGATCATCTGGCTGTCTCCTACACCACAGGAACAAATTCTTCCCTAGGCTTTTAACCCCTCTGCCAATATCCAGACTATCTATGACATACAACCCACCAAATGCTCAGTGCAATAAATGTAAGCTATTTTCCATCAGACTTACAGGagctttttcatttccttctttaggagcCTTCTTTCCATGATTAAAGGCTTATCCAGCTAAGCAGGTAACTGCAGCTACACTGCACCTTTATCCTTTGGAAAGACCCAGCGTCTCTGAGCCTTCAAGCTACAGCAGCAAATCAGAGAGAATTTGAATAAAGGATGCTATCACTCCTAATACCAGTCATGGAGTCCTAGGCTTTGGAAGGGATCTGAGAGCAGGCCTCTTATCCAGCAGGTTTCCAGGTCAGAAAGCTGCCTGCCAGCCAGTGCACTGTGCCTTGAATTTATCTGACACTTCTTATTCCTTCCAAATTTTTTGTCAGTATTCATCATTTACTTATTCTTGCAATAAACTCACAAGTAAAACAGACACGGCTCATATAATCGTGGATGAGACTATATAGACAGAAGCATCCAAACACAGATGGTTTGTGATCTGAATGTGTTTGAGTTCTGTGTGCATTCAACATAGTGACTCTCTGTGAATCCACCTGGTTCATGGCTCGTGATGGCATTTTCTATAGAACCTATGTACAACTTTCAATGGCCAGCAGGTCCTTGTAGAAACATGTGGTGATGACAAAGGTGAGGCCATATCTTCAATTCTCACCCCCGCTTTGAACCAGAAATTGAGCCTAGGTGATGGAGTAAAATGGGGCCTGATGTCACAAAAAAGAGTTAGTTTTTTACAAATTATCACCATTGAATGGGGTGCCCAGAGATAGGTATATAAATAGGATATCAACTTTATCtgcagtgttttatttctttaaaaaaaatctaaagcaaattgtgatggttaattttatgtgtcaacttggctgggccaCTCTGTCCATATTTGTGgtcaaacattatttttatttatttattttttgcacaggtggtttctgaaggagattaacatttaaattagtaGACTTTAAGTAAAGCAGATGACTCTCCATTATGTGGGCGAGTCATCCAGTCAGCTGAAGACCTTAAAAGAACAAAGAACGATCTTCCTAagcaagaaggaattctgccagcaGACCACCTTCAGATTTGAACTGCAGCTCCTCGTTGAGTCTCCATCCTGACTGCTGACCCCATCAGACTTTGGGACTGGTCAAGCCACCACGATCACATGAGCCAGTTCAATAAACTAATTCTCTCCctatattgtttctgtttctctgtagaACCCTGGCTAATACACATCTAA comes from the Bos taurus isolate L1 Dominette 01449 registration number 42190680 breed Hereford chromosome 2, ARS-UCD2.0, whole genome shotgun sequence genome and includes:
- the C2H2orf80 gene encoding uncharacterized protein C2orf80 homolog isoform X1; its protein translation is MERRLLKKEMKKLLGDYIGIRLRENEFDPKGRRQLTFLDDMAHYDLAINVALQWLDHSEDLTWLEWEKAKMSFRGRPIYPNHREREAMILSSYAGILMNSIPIEEVFKIYGAGSSSSSGAAKVPRAPPFRLSLHPFAMLTAPKAAEYASKQSHLETWNCTTGVHNKVSGRREPSS
- the C2H2orf80 gene encoding uncharacterized protein C2orf80 homolog produces the protein MERRLLKKEMKKLLGDYIGIRLRENEFDPKGRRQLTFLDDMAHYDLAINVALQWLDHSEDLTWLEWEKAKMSFRGRPIYPNHREREAMILSSYAGILMNSIPIEEVFKIYGAGSSSSSGAAKVPRAPPFRLSLHPFAMLTAPKAAEYASKQSVKLRRAAMNKNATSSSTRKANAMEWKSSKNLSLDTQLKDKVT